The genomic stretch TGCATTAGATGCAAAACAATGTTGGGGGCATAGATTACTCAATGTGCCCTGCCATTTTTGTGGCGTCAGAAAAATACAATACTCACTAGCTTCTAAATTATAGATTTAACACTTGACTAGCATTTTGTTATGTGCAACCAAGAACCTCCATCAGCTCTAGCATATCAGCTAACAGCATCTAAATCAACTTCTGCATCAGTCTCTCCATCTATCATTCCGGCTTCAACCTCAGCATCAGCTTCTAACTGACCTGCCTCTTGAGCAACATCAGTGTCGGAGCTTTGCTTCTGATGTTCATCCGGTGTTGGAGTGCCACCTTGGGATATATTGCCAGTTGCCGTGGCATCAACATCCATTTGTGCTGCTGAGGATTCAAAATCAGCTCTGATTCCTTCGCCATCAACTTCACTTGCAGGTGTAGCAATCttcaccccaaaaaaaaggaagagattaTTTCGGAAGAAAAACTAGAATAATGCAAAAGGTGGTTCATCCAAGAGAGTTTTATAGGAATATTTCACACTGAATCATGAGCATAAAGGATCAAACTAGACCAAATCTGAAGATCACTGGCCATCTTATGTTTCCCAACATCTAAAATTTCTGCAGTTGTCTCTAGTCTACAAATACACAGTATAAAATGCTCAAAGAGAATTTCCATTCTTTGCTTCTAATTTGAgcatctaaaatattttattgcaatctattttatttttgagttgaTAACAATATCCACATCAATATCTCTATATTTATTCTTGGATTCGATGTAGTTATCTCTGCCCAGCGCGCCCCCCACACCCCCCCCCCCTTCCCTGTTTTCCTTTCTCAAAACCAGAATCCCATAAACCCATCCTCTATGCTTCATATAATcatcttaaaacttttttttgcattttacaAGTCACTTCGATATTTGGCAAGCAAAATGCTTCACCTTACAGCTCGCCTTTAAAATCTAGGCACGCCTAAGCCTTAATTCATATCAATTTCATGATCCAATATTTACTGAAATAGTGATCCCAGCAGAAAACAAAATACTGCAAAGGTAACTATTATGAAAGACACCTGATTTTCCTCAACTTGTGGTGCAGCACCCTTTGTGTCATCCTTCTTAGCACGCTTAGACTTGTCATTTGGTTTTGCTTGGTATTTGGACCGAACATCAGGTGGCAAAAGTTCTAGCGGCACAACCCCTTCTATACCATGATCGGTGAACTGCAACCAAATTTGCAcgacataattttttaagcGATTGTTTAACCACATAAAAGTTAAGAATGTGTTAATTGTAAAATTGAACATACTCTAGAAAATCCATCCAAGTCCTGACGAGCAGAAAATCGAAGACCCTTCCAACAATAAACCTGCAGAAGAAAATGATAAACCATTCAGAACAAAATACACTTAAATATTAAGTTGAAGACCGATGGTCAACACAAAATacacttaaaatttaaaatgcatGTTCCACGGCATACATCCAAACAAATGGCAAAGTCTTTGAAAGGATTCATTACTTTGATTAGCAGATCATATTAAATTCATTGTTATTAATAGTAGAAACATACATAACACGTCCGAGTGCAGGACCATCTTCAGAGTAACATCAAACTAAATTAAATGtgaatttctaaaaaataaaacttacccGACTATTTTTGTGGTGATATTCAGCTTCTATTCCAGCTGATGCGTCCATCTGAAATTCCAAGAAGAAATGACTTAATTCTGATACTTGACAGATGAAATTGAGGCTCAAATACAAAGAAGAAACATTCATGATAACATAGTGATATGAAAGGGACAAAAATTATCTGTAATTTGAACTTCATGAGGCAAGGGTGCTTACATCTTCAGCCAAAGGTTTCCAGTATTCCATGATGGCAGGAGTTCGGACACGTTGAGGATCGGTCAAAGCATTCTGGACATGTTAATAAGCCCTTaagcataaaaaaaatagcCCAAAAGTGTTTAACTAATGCTATGACATAAAGTACATTGACATCAAACAAAATATATCATCCTTTAATTTGGGAGGAAGAGTGGCCCTCTACAACCAAAGAGGTCATTGAGAGAGTGATCGGAGAGAGGATCCCTACTTAAAAAGATTAACATTGGGACTTTTTTTTCGTTTGGTCTTTTTGCGAGAAGGAAATCctattgaaagaagaaaaaaaacagagcCTCAGTACATGGTGGTATCCAAAGACCCTAATCATTGCAAGCGATATTAACGCCTAAATTGGAAACCTTCTAAAAAGTCACAAAAGAGTTTCAAAACTTGGATGAAGCAAAAGCCTAGAGAAGAATGTTTAAAAGTTCAGTGATGAAAACTTCCACGGAAATCACTGCACATGTCATAAATACTCCATCATGGTCCCCCATAGTATAGCCTAGTAATAACCACTTTCCAATGGTAATTGTCAAAATATGACAACAAAAGGTGATTACTGAATGATTAAATCACTACAATCAACATATTGCTAGAGATTAACTTGTAGGTTGCTACAGCACAACATATGGATGGTTTTGAAGTATGCTTGCACAAAGAGTTTTTTAAGGTTCGTTTGTTGCCTactaaaaactaacagaatTATTCAGTAAAAGAATACAAACCGGATTCTGATCCGCCCATTTCCACAACTGAGAGAGTTCTTTATTTCCCAGTCTCCACCTTGGTCTACTGCATCATTACAAGTACTCAATTTATAAGTAAATCTAGATTGACCGTTAAACATATCCaccatttaaaatataaattacaacATTTGAATGACTAAGAACAAAATAAAGGCCACAGAAAAGTTAGGAATTtcttaattttgaatttaagcATGAGGTACAAGAACAAAATAATGGCATGCAGCAAAAACATAATGGTTGGATTGGTTTGTACTAAACAGTAATATAAGTGGACAGAAAACCCTAGGAAACCATTCTCTCAAGAGCCAAATCAACACTCACATTGGTGGAGATAACAATAAGTTAATAACTAAAGCCCACAGCCAAAGCCTTCTACACGGTGCCAAACCAGAATACTAGTTGGACAAGAAATGGCAACTTCTACTCCCACAACAAAACCCCCTGAAAAGCTTCTTTAATAATCactccataaaaaataaaaagaagagaaattctAACAAAGTATATAGACAAGATGTCAATTCTGTTGTTTAAGAATAATCAACAGTACAGAACTTGTGGACAATTAACAagcttttccattttttctttgcAACCTTGGAAGTCATCATCACAACAATACATTTAGCTTccccaaaaagaaataaaagactttttagttttttttttttaaaaaaaaaaacaaagagatttTTAATAAgtcgtttttcaattggtatatTAACTAAATCCATATCCAATTTACTAATATATTTCCAATATTCTGCTTGAACAACATGGATATAGAGACCAATATCTTACCCTTGGTCATTCAAAACATAGTAAATATAGTTAACCTTTCTGTTTGTACTGCCATATTAAAATATAAGGATGGCCTTCTATGTCGTAAATTAAACGCCTCATGAAGTACACAAATAGCCATGAAGGATTTGCAACAAAGAATTTTCGACTCTACAGAAAGTTGACTAAGAGATCTCAAAGGCCCCAAAGTAACACTAGAAAGTCTCCTAATCAAATTCTTTGATCCTTTCGCCCACATGTGACAAGAGAATCCATGCATTGGCATAATCTGCAGCAGTAGACACAGCATAACAACATCTCAGACAAGGTTTTGGGCACCCCATCCATGTTGcatttagttttcttttgaagTTACTTGACAGtccaaaataaagaatattaatCCCAGACTGTTGACCCTTTGTTTACCAAAGAATATATTAGATGGAGAAAATACAAGTTTCCTTAACCATCCTAAGTATTCATATTCTCCTCTCCTAAAATACCTAATACCCTAAGATATTTGCCAAAGTTGTAATATTCTCAAATACCTCAAATCTtgccaaaacaaattaaatcttcGAAATCTTCCTAAATCTATCAGAGCTATGCGCTGTATTTATCTACAATATAACGTACAACCTTATGGTCCTTGAATAGATCAgaaacaatcaaacaaataGAAATTACATGCTCATATTAAAGATAACCTGTACACCTTCATTACCTGTGGATTTAAAATTCagaattaatttaaaatttagcaATCAACAAAGTAAAAAGCATGAAAACAATATTTGAAAAAGTTGAGATATCAGTGTTTTCAGCTGATTGATTCCACTACCGATGTGAAGGACCCTCCACAAAACCTCCTGCTGTCTCATAGACTCATACTGACTATTGGGGTAAGGAAACATggattaaaaagaaattattgatgTTCCTCTCTATCCTTCTAAGTAtttctcttataaaaaaatcaaattctaacAGCATCTATtatcattgaaaaaataaagcaataaagaacCAGAGACAATCACTCACATACCGTTTTTTAGTTCCATCTTGTACTGTTTTCTTCTCTAATGGTTGCTTTTCAAATGGTGGGCAACCATCGCGTTTCCACCACACCTAAGTGCAAAGAGATTTGACACAAATTAAGCTAGACAGCAACCATTgtgatttccatagaatattttaaaagaaagacACACACAGATTAAAAAGCACACTCACCCAATTCTTCTCACGTTCTAATATATGCTCAATTTTACGAAGAAAATCCTTCCCTTTAGGTGGAGTCATTTCAAGCAGTTTTTTCACACGCTCCTCGCATGATTTTATTTCCTCTTTCTGGAATCAACAAGAgaacatcattaaaaaaattaaagtattatAAATACATATTTACACATCTCAACATGTCTTCAGTAATATACAATTCTGAAGTATACATGCTGAAGTACTACACAAATCAGGACGTTGATGTACAAAAACAGTAGAACTTATCACCCATTTTTCAACCATCCCCATATAGCGAATGAGTgaatctatcattgaatttttgtgAGACCCATTATAGCTATTCCGTTGTTTGCTCTCCTTATTATTCTCTCCCTTTACATTTTTTAGGTTAGCAAGATAGTTTTCTGCCCTAGCGGCGGCGCTGTTTAGGCGCTGTGCGCTAGGCTCTGGTCAGCCGCTATGGAACGGCGCTTCTCCATAAAAGCAAAATCCTTTTGCCTGTCAGCGAAGGAAGGGTGTCCTGATCTTCGgttggaggaaaagagaaaagggttcgTAGGGGTAATTTTCGTGAGCCAACCTTGTGCTTCATGGTTGGTGGATATGGTCGAGGAGAAGAGTCAATCTCTATTGAAGGTTGATATTGCCAAGTCATACCGTGAGGGCAACAAGGCTTTGATGGTGCATGGGGGTGTTAATAAGGCAGGTAGTTTCCTGGAGGTGGCCGTCTTTGCTGAGGGAGGTCGTAAAGGAATCATTTGGCTACCTGCGGGCTGAGGAGGGAGGGGATGGCGTCGGTTTGCAAATGAATTGCGGAGGTTGTTGGGTCCAACAGCCTCTACGCACCATGTTCCGGGGACGCAGCTCAAGCTTGGTTTGGGAGAATCCATCTCTAGATGTCACCCTGGGGACTCCTTTGCGGAGGTTCTTCGACTGGCAGCTGGTTCTGAGGAGCCTTCCATTGGGAGGAGGGTTAGATCTTCGCAACTCATTGATCTCTTCCCGGTGAAGGACTCTTTCGAGCCCGGGTACGGTGAGTATGAGTCGCGGGTGATGGTGGACTGGTTGGAGTTGGAGTTGCCGGATCCTGCTAATCTGGCTACATGTTTTACCCCGACAGCGGATcatacgaagaagaagaagaagaataagacgTTACTAGGTCTTTTACGTTCTGTTTTGGGCCGGGTCCTAGCTGGGTTAGTTAAAGGACTTTTAGTTGGGTTGGGTGTTCGCGAGTTTGGGTCTTTCCTTAAGCCCAAACATGCTGGGTATTTCAAGACAGCTTGGCGCAGGGGTTTGAAGCGTCGTGTTAAGTATTTGCCCAAATCGCAACAATGTGGTTCTGCCTCGCCGGGAGAGATGGATGTTCCGGCCGATCGTAGGGAGGCGTGCGTATCTGAGGTATTTGCGCCGGTCGCCGGTGGTATCGCCGGGGTTTCTAGTGATGATTCCGAGCTTGCGTTGGTGGGCTGTCGTTGGCGGAGGTGCATCCGGAGTCTCAACTGGTTTGTGCGGTGGGGTCTGTGTCTCTTGGAACGGCGACGGTCCCTGTTTTTCCGACGAAGGCTGCTCTGTTGCCGAAGAATACCCAGAACTGGTTGTTGACTCCGGTGAGTACCCATGTCTCTCCTTTGTCTCCGGTGGTGGTCTCTGCTCCTCCGGTGGTGGTCTCTGCTCCTCCGGTGGGAGCTGGTGCTGTTCCGGCGAAGGAGTTTGAACCCGTTAAGACTGCTCCGGCGAAAGGGTTGCTACGTCGGGGGTTTTTAGGGTCTAGAAATGTTTCCTCTTCCTCTCTGCCTGGGATGAAGGAGGCTTCATTGTCGGTAAAGGGCTCTAAGGTTGTAGTCGAAGATTCACTGACTTGTTCTATTTCGGGAAAGCATGCGGCTGAGCTGGGTTCGAGATTAAGCGAACCTTTTCCTCGAATGTTGGAGAGTGGTGCTCCGATTTATTCCTCTGTTTCCAAATCTCAAATAGGGTATGCCCGGAGGGTGAAGGAGAATCTTGCCAAGCAGTTGTAGAAGAACAAGGAGCTGTTTGCCGACGTTGTAGCGGAACCCTCCGAGAAGGGGGTGGGGAACTATTCGGAGGAGGTTATAGATGCGGAGAATTTCGCCTCCAGTGTGGGACTGTCTAATGGTGAAGGAGGTGATGAGAAGAGTCTTTTGAATCTCTTTTCGAATATTGAAGAGGTGCGGGAGCCCTTTACCTCTAAGGCAAAAGGGAAGCGGGAAATCAAtaatttagaatgctccatcaacTATGAGGTTAGAGAGAGACTTTCTCCGAAGCGGTACTATCGCCGTCGGGGTTGTGTTGGAACCAAAAATGcattctcctttcctccagagGTGCATTAGGGTTCTGGTATTTTTTTAGGGCTGGTGGTGGGTTTGTGGGCTTCagtgtttgggttttttgggttcttgCTTTGGTTTTTTCGTTTGGTGGTGGTTATAGTTGGGTCGGGTTTCTTTGGGgtctgttttttgggtttttttgggctacctatgtatactctcttgtgtacttagaggtgcattgcgcttttttttgttatatacaatttacttatcaaaaaaaaaaacttatcacCCATTAGTACGAAGATTCCATTGTTTACTAATGAATTTGATAAGAAGAAGACAAAGATATGAAAGAGCACTGACCATGCTTTCAGATGGCAAATCTTTCTCGTTCTTCCCTGGGGCCTACAAGAAAATAGGAGCTGctaaattatatattacatCGATACCAAAATACAGAAGCACAGAATTTAAATTAAAACCTTCAGATTATCATTACCCTCAGATAATCAAACAATATGAGGCACTGCACAAGAACATGGCGTCGAAAACTTGGATCCTTCAACTGTGgcccaaaaaatatttaaatgaatataTGCCTTTTAAATCAAGATTCAAGCTATTATTCAATTCTTACATGAATCATTATTTCTAGTCACTGCTTACCTCTAAACCCATCAGTTTACTGCTTGTAAGATATTTTATGCTGAAATTTGATGCCTCTTCCTCCAAGTTATTAGCATCCCCTTCTTCATCACTTAATGGTTGAGCTTCAAAGGTATTCAAGACAATCTATACATTTCAAAATCCAGGGAAAAAATTGAGGTAAATAGTGAaataggaaaaaccaaaaaaaaaaaaaaaccaagacgAAGTATATCAGATAACCTATCGACAGATGAAAGGTTTACCATTAAGCTGGATGTAAATTTCTGCCATTTAGCAGTAGTAGGAGTTAGAGAAGCAGGGTTGCAAAAGTATTCCTGAAAACCCATGCAGACAATCATCAGCAAATTCAGCTTATATATGAAAACATCACATATATCATCTACCTAAGCTGTCCAACTGAAACAATTTTCAATTAAGGCTATGAACCTCCATGCAACACAGATTATTTTGGTTAGTGGAAATCATACAAGCAGATTCACAGCTCTGACATATGGATCCATGAATATAATGTGCAGCTGGAAGTCATCATAAAATTGATGGAGCAAAAGGTTCCCAacattattttactttataattATTCACAAACTACAAAAAAGCTCAGCTCATCACAATCAAGTTGAACAGCACCAATAGTTTGGGAAATTCGTGGAATGTTTTGAGTTTTCAATTCAGTTACATATGGAAATCAATCCAGAGCTGGAAATAATATTGAACATTCACTGAATTCAAGAGCATTGCATGCATGGGTCAGACATTTGTTTTACAAAGTTAGTTCATCCATCATAGAGTGTATTAAGTGGGAATATGCAATGGTTGAACAATCCCCTatctccttctctttctttcaagcCAAGCAGTaacagaaacaaagaaataggAAAGGAGAATGATTTTGAAGATCTAAAGATTTACATTGCCATTTCAATAGAGGCAGGTCTACTAGCCTCAGTTACTCAAGTTGAACTTACATTTAACCTAACTGTACCTTGTGTTAAGTCAATCTTACTAAGAAATTGTAATTGGCCAAGGATGTTACTCCTAATCAATCGTCTCAACAAAAATTGTTACCACTAATCTAACCAGCTTCTGTTTCCCCCAATAGAATAAGTTCAAAACATATATTCATCCATATATGTCTAGTAAGCCTTTCCAATCTTGCAGATTGACAGCCAAACCCCAGATTGAAATCTTACAATATATGTTCACAAAGTTTCATCATGAATGCGGAatttccttttccattttttttgcAAGTAATATTCATCATCAATAGAAAATTTCTAGAAGCTACTACCAAATGCACATTAA from Corylus avellana chromosome ca1, CavTom2PMs-1.0 encodes the following:
- the LOC132166884 gene encoding THO complex subunit 1 → MEVFKRAILQPGPPESFALQTVQEVVKPQKQTKLAQDENQLLENILRTLLQELVSSSVQSGEQIMMYGQSIDDGETTQGHIPRLLDIVLYLCEREHVEGGMIFQLLEDLTEMSTMRNCKDIFGYIESKQDILGKQELFARGKLVMLRTCNQLLRRLSKANDVVFCGRILMFLAHFFPLSERSAVNIKGVFNTSNETKYEKDPPDGLSIDFNFYKTFWSLQEYFCNPASLTPTTAKWQKFTSSLMIVLNTFEAQPLSDEEGDANNLEEEASNFSIKYLTSSKLMGLELKDPSFRRHVLVQCLILFDYLRAPGKNEKDLPSESMKEEIKSCEERVKKLLEMTPPKGKDFLRKIEHILEREKNWVWWKRDGCPPFEKQPLEKKTVQDGTKKRRPRWRLGNKELSQLWKWADQNPNALTDPQRVRTPAIMEYWKPLAEDMDASAGIEAEYHHKNSRVYCWKGLRFSARQDLDGFSRFTDHGIEGVVPLELLPPDVRSKYQAKPNDKSKRAKKDDTKGAAPQVEENQIATPASEVDGEGIRADFESSAAQMDVDATATGNISQGGTPTPDEHQKQSSDTDVAQEAGQLEADAEVEAGMIDGETDAEVDLDAVS